Proteins encoded together in one Cherax quadricarinatus isolate ZL_2023a chromosome 33, ASM3850222v1, whole genome shotgun sequence window:
- the LOC128705540 gene encoding mannan endo-1,4-beta-mannosidase has translation MSSASVAVDMTTMLLLTLLALLGSTSAKRLGVSGTDITYGGEKVFLNGANIAWNNYGYDFGNGGYDGTLETWVGEIGSSGGNSIRIWVHVEGDSTPTYDENGYVTSCDRTGQFENDVLSLLNAAEASGVVVNLCMWNGAVLRNQKTIDLIYEDSKLDSYIEKCLTPLMETIKGHPALGSYEAINEPEGSVKVESNSDACYDTTLIGQQGAGWTGANIPMERFLRFIGRQNQAVRAVDPETLITLGSWSQFSQNDVFPSSHNHYTDACLNGAAGGSGAQLDFYQMHSYDWQGAWTTGAPFTVDASDYELDKPIVIGEFSSACAAGTSLPDLFEYAYTHGYSGAWTWHYTATGDCSDTREAQRQGLGHLVDRTDNGLVDFTVE, from the exons ATGTCGTCTGCGTCTGTAGCTGTTGACATGACCACCATGTTGCTCCTCACCCTCCTGGCCCTACTGGGCTCCACCTCTGCTAAGAGGCTTGGG GTGTCTGGTACGGATATTACATACGGAGGTGAAAAGGTGTTCCTAAACGGTGCCAACATCGCCTGGAACAACTACGGCTACGACTTTGGTAACGGTGGCTACGACGGCACCCTGGAGACCTGGGTAGGGGAGATCGGTAGCTCCGGCGGCAACTCCATCA GGATATGGGTGCACGTGGAAGGGGACAGCACCCCAACATATGACGAAAATGGTTACGTCACCTCCTGTGACCGCACTGGTCAATTCGAGAACGATGTTTTGAGTCTTTTGAACGCTGCTGAAGCTAGCGGTGTGGTGGTCAATCTGTGCATGTGGAACGGAGCCGTCTTGCGGAACCAAAAAACTATCGATCTTATTTATGAGGACTCAAAACTTGATTCCTACATAGAGAAATGCCTTACT CCCCTAATGGAGACAATAAAAGGTCATCCCGCCCTTGGATCCTACGAAGCCATCAATGAGCCAGAAGGATCAGTGAAG GTGGAGAGCAACAGCGACGCGTGTTATGACACCACCTTAATTGGTCAACAAGGCGCTGGATGGACTGGTGCAAATATCCCCatggagag GTTTTTGCGGTTCATCGGCAGGCAGAATCAGGCTGTACGCGCCGTAGACCCTGAAACCCTCATCACTCTCGGCTCTTGGA GTCAGTTTTCCCAGAATGATGTCTTTCCCAgctctcacaaccactacacgGATGCCTGTCTGAACGGAGCCGCAGGCGGCTCTGGAGCCCAGCTGGACTTTTACCAAATGCACAGTTACGATTGGCAAGGTGCCTGGACCACCGGGGCGCCTTTCACA GTTGACGCATCTGATTATGAATTAGACAAGCCAATAGTGATTGGCGAGTTTTCCTCAGCCTGCGCTGCCGGTACATCACTTCCAGACCTCTTTGAATATGCTTATACCCACGGCTACTCT GGTGCATGGACCTGGCATTACACTGCCACAGGCGACTGCAGTGACACTAGAGAAGCTCAAAGGCAAGGACTGGGTCACCTCGTAGACCGCACTGATAACGGCCTCGTTGACTTCACAGTGGAATAG